From the genome of Halobacteriovoraceae bacterium:
ATGATAGTTGACAGCAAAGATCCAATTTCAAATGTCTTGTCTGGAATAAGAAAACTTAAACAGTCCATTATTTTTGTCTGTGAGTTTACTTCAGTTCTAAAAGGTGTCATTACTGAAAGAGATATCGTAAAAAACTACTTGGCACACAATCCTGACCCAAATGCTCCAATTAGCAGTATTGCGACAAAACATCCTTTAACTTTGCTAAAAAAACACCCTATAGCGTTTGCAATCAACAATATGCTTGAATTTGGTAATCGAAATATCATAATCGTTAATGAGGATAATTACCCACTTGGAAACCTCAGTATCATAGATATCCTACGATTTATGCATGAAAAAATCGAATAGCTTCCGTCTACACAATTCTTAAAATTGACGTTAAAATAAGCAAATGAAGATACTCGTATGCTTAAAAGATGAATATGAAAGAAAACAAAGTATGTCCATGATAAAATCAGAGTTTCCTGAGGTTGAGTTTGATTTCGCTACAAATGGCCAGGAAGCAATTGATTTTATAGCAAGAGATCAATCTTATGGCACAGTTGTAACTGAATATGAACTTGATCATAAAAATGGCGGTGAAATTTACCGTTTTACCCAAATGCAAATGCTTGAAATGCCCTTTATCCTCATTTCAACAATTGATCTAAGCTCAGATCCAAATATTAAAGATCTTCTAAGAAATTCAAGCGCCAATTCACATATTCCTAAACCTGTCTCTCAAAAACAACTCAAGGAAGCACTCAGAAAAGCATTCGGATCTGATCTTGAACTAGCTGAACATAAAGAGGAGGGTTGGATTGGTGTTGAAATTGAAAAACTGGCCAGATGTAAACTCATTCCATGCGATGTCTATATCAAACTTAAATCTTCAGGAAAAATGATTAAAATCATCAATGCAAATGCTGATGAATACAAAGATATCCTTCAAAAATATATAAAGAAAAAAATTCAAACTCTATACGTCGAAAAAGACATGTTCCCAAGACTTGAAGAATACTTACGCTAGACAGTTTTCAAAACTTATGCTACACAACGCACAATGCTTAAACTTGTACAAATTGGACATTCTTTCAACGATAAGGAAATTGCTGCTCTTAGCAATATTAATTTATCTCTCCTACCCGGTGAAATCATATGCCTACTTGGACCATCTGGAGCGGGGAAAAGTACACTTTTGAAAATTATTCAAGGACAGCTCTCCCCGACGCATGGAAAACTACAGTCAACATTAGTGCAATCAGAAATATCCTTAATGCAACAGACTTTCAATTTTGATCCAACTCAAAACGCACAAGATTTTATCCTTGAAAATGTAAAAGACAAAAAATCTAAAATTAATCATTTGAGAGAATTACTCGTTATTTTTAATATTGAATATCTTCAATTAAGAGCACTACAAACCCTCTCCGCTGGACAATTACAGAGAATTTTTATTATTAAATCACTTATTAATAAACCTAAGCTTGTATTATTTGATGAAGCATTTTCTCATCTTGATAAAAACAATACTTTAGAAATCAGAAATCTCCTTATTAATTATTTGATTGAATCTAAGACAAGTGCAATCTTTGTAACCCACAACATTGAAGAGGCCTTATCTATTCCAGGAAAAATCATGTGTCTTAATTATGGTGTTTGTCTCCAAATAGGAACAAATAAAGAATTATATTACAAACCAAATCATCCGTTTGTCGCAAAATTTCTGGGCGAAACAAATATCTTTGCCGTTAAAGTCAAGGGACAAAAACTAATATTTGATGATTTTAAAGAACTAAGTTTGCCAGTAGATAAACCTGATGGAAGGTATTTGCTTCATTTTAGACCAGAGATGGTTAATTTTGAATCCATTGATTTTTCATTTCAATTTTCCGGAAGAGTTCAATCAACAGTATTCAAAGGTCCAGTTACACTTTGTACTGTACAATACAAAACTAAACAGATTTATATTAGTTTTCTCTCACATATTTATTGTCTTGAAAAAGGTCAAAAAATTAAGTTCTCTATCCCTACTGAAAAAATTCATTTAATGGAACTATAGTATTTCTTCTTTTTTAACTTCTGCCCATTCTCCGGGTTTTAAATCTCGCAATTTAGCTTTTGAAATTTGCACTCTAATAAGTCTTAAAGTTGGATATCCTATGGCCGCAGTCATTTTCCTAACTTGCCTATTTTTACCCTCACAAATTTTGATCTCAAGCCAAGATGTAGGAATTGAAGCTCTATAACGAATGGGTGGATTTCTATCAACGACTAGTGGAGGATCAATTTTTTTAACTTCACAGGGCCTGGTTTTGTATTTTTTCCCCTTATGAGAAAGAACAATATCACCTTTCATCAATACAGAAATATCTTGATTAGTAGGAATATTTTCAACTTGAACCCAATAAGTTTTAACTTTTTCAAATTTGGGGTTTGTTAGCTTATTGATAAAGTTTCCATCATCAGACAGAACCAGTAACCCCTCACTGTCTTTATCTAATCTTCCTGCAGCATATACATTCTTAGGGATACCAAAATCCGAGAGCGTATCTTTATCACCAGAAAATTGGCAGTTTACATTGAAAGGTTTATAGAAAAGAATATATTTCATAAAAGTTGATATACGATGAATATATGTAAAAAAAAAGAAATATCTAAAATTGAGAAAAGAATATATACGGAAATTTTGAATTGGGGCCTCAAAATAAGAATCCAAAATAAGTACTTACAAATTTTCTGATGTATAGTAACTTGATCCATCAAGATCGTTCGTTTCTACAATAATAATTTTATCAAGTGAATTTCTTAGCGCATTCTCAATTATTATCATCGCTTTTTCTTCGTTCAAAGTAATCTCTGTCAAATCTTTTAGAACAACATTAATATCTATGTTATCTAAATCATTAGAGATTTGCAATAACCCCTCTTTAATACTTTCTCCAGCGAAAGTTCCCAAGGAATATAATCCAGATATGATTAGAGCAACACTAGTTGTTCCTGCTAAAATTTTTGTCCCAAATCTTATGTTTTTTGGAATAACTATTTTTCCATCTACACGAGTATAATCAGCTAAAGTTTTGTAAATTTTGTACTCATTAACAGATTTTACTGTATAATTGATTGCTGGATTTAAAAATAACGCTCCAAGGATTAAACCTGAGAATGTAGCTCCTCCCATTTTGAGAGCAGAATCAATTTTCGATTGTCCTGAAAACTCGTTCATTAATTCTTTTTCAAAAACTTTCTTAAATATTTCAATAAACGATGTATTCTTTGGCAGTTTGTTTTCACTTATTTTTTCACATGTTTCTTTTACAATCGCACCGTCTATAAAAGAACAACTTAAAAAATCTAACTTTTTTCAGAGATCGACAACAGCAATTACTTTTTGAGCTTCAACGGAAGCAAAAATAGGTCTAATTACATGAGTATCCTCTCCTAAATTAGATTAGGACACTAATATTATAAATGCTGAAAATAAAATTTTAATCTTTTTCGAGTTCATTTAATCTCCATAGAAAAATATATTGCATGAATTTTGATAACATAATACGAAACATAAATCTTTCAACAAATTTTTGATAAAATATATTTTTTTGAGAGATACTGTAAGTTCTTCTTTTCTTGTCTATAAAGTATATTTAATAAAATATATTTTTTTTTACTTAATTCCTGTAAATATAATACATATTGATACATACGAAGAACTGTTATAGAACCTTTTTATGTTGGTACATTTAAGATTTTCAAAGTATTTCTTGATCTTTTTTCTATTTCTTTTAGAACTTCAAGGAAGTGATGGATCGGTTCATTTTGAATGCCAAAGGCATTTTGGAGTGAGCAAGATAAATACTATGCAAGAATTTTTTGAAAAATATCCTGAACTGAATTCAAATAGTATGAATACTGATGAATATTTTCCAAAGCACATTCTTGAAAAATATTCTGTTAATGAGATTAACTACATGTCTTTGGTTTATCTTCTTGAAAGTAAAAGTATTTCTTTTTCGAATATTAAAGATCTTAACGAATGGACCTATCTTGCAATAAAACTACTTCTTACTGTTGGTAAGCAAGAAAGTTATATGCTTGTCCAAATCGTTGGTTTTTTTGTTAACTATGCCGAAGAATCATTGAATTTAGATAAAAGTGATCCATTTATCAAAATAAAATTTCAGATGTTTCTAGACCTCATAAATGCTCTATCCACACAACTCATTTCATTTGAGACAATCGTTTTGATCGATAAATTCTTCAATCCAAGGGATCGTATATTTAAGTACAATAAATATTTATCTGAGTATTGGTCCTTAGTTTCTCTAAAATTTTATTTGGACTATAAATTCTTAAATAAATGGTTATCGACATTAACTAATCCAACTCAAAAAGATTACGATGAATTAAGACATCTTGCTTACAATATAAATGATGTTTTTTTAAATCATTCTGCTGCAAATATTTTCAAGTATAGAATCTCACAGATTGAATATAAATTAATTGGTTTTTATAAAAAAGACATTTTAAGAAATGCCCCAAACACTGGAAACATTCTAGGACTTTTAGAAATTGCAAATAGCTATGGGCAGAAATCAATCACTACCCGAAGAGTCATTATGGATATTTTAAATTCACTTGAAGAAAAAGGGGTTAAAATTCCTTCTTTTTCTGAAAATAACGTTTTTTATAATTTAGAAGATTTTAAAAAAATGAAACTTTTAAAAAAGACACTCCTCTCTGCAACCAAATAATACCGACATTGTAAGAACTGAAAACTTCTATGATCATATATTATACATCTTCGAAATAGGGCATATTTACATAAAAGACCTATGTTTAAATTGTCATGGAAAAATGTTTTCTTTTGAAATCCAAAACGTCATGCACGATAAAGCAAGAGGCTTAGAAATTGGTGATTTTTTTGGAGTATTTTGGGTTAAAATGACAAAGTAGTGTTATATAGAAATTGTATCGCCATCAGGAATAACTACATTACTATTCTTTTTTTCATGATGAACAGGCCTACTTTTTGGCAATATTGGTTTTTTACGTTGAATCCGCATCATTAAAGTCAATGTGGAGACAACTTCTCCTTCTACTTCATCTTGCAAGTAGAGCATATCAACCAAAACTAATTTTTTCTTCATCATTTCGATGTCTTGAAATCTACTTGCAGTATGTGAATTTGAAAAATAAGAACTTTTATTAAATAAGTTGAGTAAAGGAACAAAAACATGATTAACTCTACCTTTTTCAAGGATTTCATGGACAGCTCTCGAGTTCAATTT
Proteins encoded in this window:
- a CDS encoding ABC transporter ATP-binding protein; translation: MLKLVQIGHSFNDKEIAALSNINLSLLPGEIICLLGPSGAGKSTLLKIIQGQLSPTHGKLQSTLVQSEISLMQQTFNFDPTQNAQDFILENVKDKKSKINHLRELLVIFNIEYLQLRALQTLSAGQLQRIFIIKSLINKPKLVLFDEAFSHLDKNNTLEIRNLLINYLIESKTSAIFVTHNIEEALSIPGKIMCLNYGVCLQIGTNKELYYKPNHPFVAKFLGETNIFAVKVKGQKLIFDDFKELSLPVDKPDGRYLLHFRPEMVNFESIDFSFQFSGRVQSTVFKGPVTLCTVQYKTKQIYISFLSHIYCLEKGQKIKFSIPTEKIHLMEL
- a CDS encoding pseudouridine synthase, encoding MKYILFYKPFNVNCQFSGDKDTLSDFGIPKNVYAAGRLDKDSEGLLVLSDDGNFINKLTNPKFEKVKTYWVQVENIPTNQDISVLMKGDIVLSHKGKKYKTRPCEVKKIDPPLVVDRNPPIRYRASIPTSWLEIKICEGKNRQVRKMTAAIGYPTLRLIRVQISKAKLRDLKPGEWAEVKKEEIL